In the Topomyia yanbarensis strain Yona2022 chromosome 3, ASM3024719v1, whole genome shotgun sequence genome, one interval contains:
- the LOC131687566 gene encoding uncharacterized protein LOC131687566: MVDILRKVRHQHASANTVYHCLYDYYYLGVRKDILSKIYSKHRTTISNWIRKYEEHAFFSRKERAIVYLRFKPEQRRWLVNLYESCPIIYLDEAKSEYERKFYQTISTSSISRILHAEGMSWKVLERRAIQLRMMDIYRFVSDMAIVSWDIHCLLFLDEVSFDNRGMLRNKGYAPVGDKLIYRGEFVRRPLCSMLSFLGYDGVLETYSTEGTFTREKFFKIFEKYLKRVYVENNRYNLTAVIAAALQHFKYYDCSKIFAKCGYLHGGQFDPSRGLCQDMKQFGFKV; encoded by the coding sequence ATGGTAGACATCCTGCGAAAAGTTCGGCATCAGCATGCATCAGCGAATACTGTTTATCACTGTCTGTATGATTATTATTATCTTGGAGTTCGAAAAGATATCCTTTCTAAAATCTATTCCAAACACCGGACGACGATTTCAAATTGGATTAGAAAATATGAGGAACATGCGTTTTTCAGCCGCAAGGAAAGGGCAATAGTTTATCTACGATTCAAACCAGAGCAGCGGAGATGGCTAGTGAACCTGTATGAAAGTTGCCCAATCATTTACTTGGATGAAGCTAAATCTGAATATGAGCGAAAATTTTACCAAACCATCAGCACTTCGTCTATAAGCAGGATCTTACATGCTGAAGGTATGTCCTGGAAAGTGCTAGAACGGCGAGCAATTCAATTGCGAATGATGGACATTTACAGATTTGTGTCAGACATGGCTATCGTGTCATGGGATATTCATTGTCTATTATTTCTAGACGAAGTGTCATTTGACAACCGCGGAATGCTCCGCAATAAAGGTTATGCACCGGTTGGAGATAAGTTGATATACAGAGGTGAATTCGTTCGTAGACCGCTATGTTCAATGCTAAGTTTCTTAGGATATGATGGAGTGCTGGAAACATATTCGACAGAAGGAACGTTCACCAgggaaaagttttttaaaatatttgaaaaatatttgaaacgTGTTTACGTTGAAAACAATCGATATAACCTAACTGCTGTGATTGCAGCAGCTCTTCAGCATTTTAAATACTATGATTGCTCTAAAATCTTTGCTAAGTGTGGATATTTGCATGGAGGACAATTTGATCCAAGCCGGGGTCTTTGTCAAGATATGAAACAATTTGGATTCAAGGTATGA
- the LOC131687567 gene encoding uncharacterized protein LOC131687567, with amino-acid sequence MLRPGYDRLEIHGFSDASESAYGACIYLRSIPAEGPCTVRLVISKSKVAPMGTQTIPRLELCAAQLLSRVLKQVQDSIDITATTYLWTDSFIVFNWISATPSTWKTFVANRVAEIQELTSHAVWNHVPSEDNPADLVSRGMDLDELLASALWWNGPQWLKPIFAPWPAKYVVVATSNSDQPDVRQTIALPVVSVEPADIVDRYSNLRQLLRIDTLLRRFAANCLHRKNHQPILVDPLTALDIDRTLLNLVRRIQQQYFANEIRQLETVGKVNRKSKLRYLHPTLVDGIIRVGGRLHNAAIPVDGRHPIVLPKHRLTDMIATREHHKMLHAGPSLLLFSLRQRFWPLGGRNLVRNIVHGCMVCARAKPKPLQQLMGDLPSVRVNQAYPFQNVGVDLAGPMYVRTSLRNKRSLFFKAYITVYVCMATKAVHLDLVSDLTTGTFIASLRRFVGRRGKPAHIYCDNATNFVGAQRELEELRRLFRTQVHQDAVANECADNGIQFHFIPPRSPTFGGIWEACVKSVKTLLRKILGNAHLTESELQTALIQVESMLNSRSITPLPDNPSDELALTPGHFLIGRPLNAVPDPDCREVPESRLSRWERVQQLTQHFWSRWHKEYLATLQNRYRCTEAMDNLAVGSIVALKDERAPPLKWPPGCMLSVHPGPDGLVRVATVKSTFGIVQRAILKLCLLPVEVAPPIVAQSPAPTSSPTSTTPNEGPCSGNRAARRDPGPCSGNRAAGRDPGPCSGYRAAGRAPGPYSGKLVARRDPGPSSGVSSGSWFTCKEPNLAVWVPRTPGWDLTRVKYPILIC; translated from the coding sequence ATGTTACGTCCGGGTTACGACCGCTTGGAGATTCACGGGTTCAGCGATGCTTCAGAGTCTGCATATGGCGCATGCATCTATCTCCGGTCAATACCCGCCGAGGGCCCTTGTACAGTTCGTCTGGTGATTTCTAAGTCCAAGGTCGCTCCGATGGGGACTCAAACCATTCCACGCCTCGAGCTATGCGCAGCTCAACTCCTGTCCAGAGTTCTTAAACAAGTTCAGGACAGCATCGACATAACCGCTACCACATATCTGTGGACCGATTCTTTTATCGTCTTTAACTGGATATCCGCAACTCCATCGACATGGAAGACGTTCGTAGCCAACCGAGTGGCTGAAATCCAAGAGCTGACGTCTCACGCCGTTTGGAATCACGTCCCATCCGAAGACAATCCCGCCGATCTCGTTTCTCGAGGAATGGACCTCGATGAACTCCTCGCTAGTGCACTGTGGTGGAACGGACCGCAGTGGCTAAAACCAATATTCGCCCCTTGGCCAGCGAAGTACGTCGTCGTAGCGACCTCAAACTCAGACCAACCGGACGTCCGACAGACTATTGCCCTTCCGGTCGTGAGCGTAGAACCGGCAGATATCGTCGATCGCTATTCCAATCTACGTCAGCTACTTCGGATCGACACACTTCTTCGGCGTTTCGCCGCTAACTGCCTTCACCGGAAGAATCACCAACCAATTCTTGTCGACCCGTTGACGGCTCTTGACATTGATCGCACTCTGCTTAATCTGGTCCGTCGCATACAACAGCAGTACTTTGCCAACGAGATACGCCAACTTGAAACCGTCGGAAAAGTAAACCGTAAATCCAAGCTACGGTATCTGCACCCGACACTCGTAGACGGCATTATTCGTGTCGGCGGCCGGCTTCACAATGCTGCAATACCTGTCGACGGAAGACACCCGATCGTCCTCCCCAAACATCGTCTCACCGACATGATCGCCACGAGAGAACACCATAAGATGCTCCATGCCGGTCCCAGCTTACTACTATTCTCGTTGCGCCAAAGATTTTGGCCCCTCGGCGGACGGAACTTGGTTCGCAACATTGTTCACGGCTGCATGGTATGCGCACGTGCCAAACCCAAGCCGTTGCAGCAGCTGATGGGGGATCTGCCATCTGTTCGGGTCAACCAGGCGTACCCGTTTCAGAATGTTGGCGTTGACTTGGCTGGGCCAATGTACGTGAGAACGTCACTCCGAAATAAGAGATCGCTATTCTTCAAAGCCTACATCACCGTATACGTATGTATGGCTACCAAAGCCGTGCACTTGGACCTTGTGTCGGATCTGACCACTGGCACATTCATTGCGAGCCTGCGAAGATTCGTCGGCCGTAGAGGAAAGCCTGCGCATATCTACTGCGATAACGCCACGAACTTTGTTGGAGCACAGCGAGAACTGGAAGAACTGCGAAGGCTTTTCCGAACTCAAGTTCACCAAGATGCCGTAGCAAACGAATGCGCAGACAACGGAATACAGTTCCACTTCATCCCACCTCGCTCTCCCACATTCGGTGGAATCTGGGAAGCCTGCGTGAAATCCGTGAAGACCCTGCTTCGCAAAATCCTCGGAAATGCTCACCTAACCGAATCCGAGCTGCAAACCGCATTGATTCAGGTCGAGTCAATGCTAAACTCTCGCTCAATCACGCCGTTGCCGGACAATCCATCCGATGAGCTTGCTCTGACTCCAGGACATTTCCTGATTGGTCGTCCGTTGAATGCGGTACCTGATCCAGATTGCCGTGAAGTTCCTGAATCCAGGTTGTCTCGATGGGAACGAGTACAACAGCTAACTCAGCACTTCTGGAGTCGTTGGCACAAGGagtatctggccaccctgcaaAATCGCTACCGCTGCACAGAAGCCATGGACAATCTAGCCGTTGGTTCCATCGTCGCTCTCAAAGATGAGAGAGCACCGCCGTTGAAATGGCCCCCGGGATGCATGCTCAGCGTTCATCCCGGCCCTGACGGCCTTGTTCGTGTCGCCACCGTGAAGTCGACCTTCGGCATCGTTCAACGCGCCATCCTGAAGCTCTGCTTACTTCCAGTTGAAGTAGCGCCACCCATCGTAGCACAGAGTCCCGCACCAACTAGCAGCCCTACGTCAACAACGCCAAATGAAGGCCCTTGCTCAGGGAACCGGGCCGCCAGACGAGATCCCGGCCCTTGCTCAGGGAACAGAGCCGCCGGACGAGATCCCGGCCCTTGCTCAGGGTACAGAGCCGCCGGACGAGCTCCCGGCCCCTACTCGGGGAAATTAGTCGCCAGACGAGATCCTGGCCCAAGCTCGGGGGTATCGAGCGGTTCGTGGTTCACCTGTAAAGAACCAAACCTCGCCGTGTGGGTTCCTAGAACCCCCGGCTGGGACTTGACTCGAGTTAAGTACCCCATCCTAATTTGTTAA
- the LOC131687568 gene encoding uncharacterized protein LOC131687568, which yields MNIRLPELNLPKFSGKLEDWCAFRDSFESAIGSRSDISAVKKIHYLKGLVQGEATRILDPIKISEQGYKDAWRTLRLRFENNRQLIKCHIRTLFDTPAMRKESAEDLLALIDRFEQQISVLKSLGEPADRWSSILVYQLSIRLDPCTLREWENHCSKLDADNIASVLGETAGTSEDTSTGASTSMPSYVTMVNFLQNYARVLQAVSSATSNTAPPRSKPNPTSKPASRSRATSAVRVTTCTAVRNFGNSTFANGSIW from the coding sequence ATGAACATCAGGCTTCCAGAGCTTAACCTACCCAAGTTTAGCGGTAAGTTGGAAGACTGGTGTGCTTTTCGCGATTCGTTTGAATCCGCAATAGGTTCCCGGAGCGACATCAGTGCGGTCAAGAAGATACACTATCTGAAGGGCCTCGTTCAAGGAGAGGCAACGCGCATTCTCGACCCTATCAAAATAAGCGAGCAGGGCTACAAGGACGCTTGGCGAACGTTGCGGCTGCGTTTTGAGAACAACCGGCAGTTAATCAAGTGTCACATTCGGACGCTTTTCGACACTCCAGCGATGCGCAAGGAATCAGCTGAAGATCTGCTTGCGCTGATCGATCGCTTCGAGCAGCAGATCTCCGTTCTGAAGAGCTTGGGTGAACCAGCAGACCGATGGAGCTCTATCCTGGTTTACCAGCTATCTATACGCCTCGATCCTTGTACGCTCCGGGAATGGGAGAACCACTGTAGCAAACTCGATGCTGACAACATCGCTTCGGTTCTGGGAGAAACCGCCGGCACATCAGAGGACACAAGCACTGGTGCGTCAACTTCAATGCCATCATACGTGACGATGGTAAACTTCCTCCAGAACTACGCTCGAGTTTTGCAAGCAGTTTCTTCAGCCACTTCGAACACCGCTCCTCCTCGCAGCAAGCCAAATCCGACATCCAAGCCAGCAAGCCGAAGCCGTGCGACAAGTGCGGTGAGAGTCACTACCTGTACAGCCGTCCGGAATTTCGGAAACTCAACCTTCGCCAACGGATCGATCTGGTAA